From the genome of Capsicum annuum cultivar UCD-10X-F1 chromosome 4, UCD10Xv1.1, whole genome shotgun sequence:
ACGGGAGATAATATCACCGATGTAAAATCAAACTACCCAATTGTCATCACTAATCAAATGGTTAATAAGTACTTTTCTTTTCAATAAAgatcttattctttattttctttaagaaagtACATGTActttgaacaaaaaataatataaaacctACAATTCCTTTAAAAAAGGAAGGAATGGGGCCTCAAAATCTAAGAGGCCTAAAGCATGTATTTGAGTGGCTTTGGCCTTCGGCAGGCCCTGATCGTGGGTATCATCTAGAcattcatatttatggttctagGGGAAAATGAGCTGACCAATGATAGCACTCAAAACCAAAAACAATTGAGGTAAATCTGCTACAGCCGTACATATAGCTAAAAACATATACTCCCCAATCTGTTTAAATTTGTTTGTATGGTTTAGACCTGACATGGAGTTGGGTAAAAGAAGACTCTTGAATCTTATGGCTTTAAACTTCAGATATGTAGAACGTATTAAAATACCCTTTAATGTTGTGGTCTTAagcatgtcatgtggaaagttggaatcaaagagttgccaaaaaaggaaagagagattCTTTTTGAaagagactaaaaaggaaagtaagacaaacaaattgaaacggaggacTTGTCTAGTATTTGAAAAATAGATTTCATttttacttttcacttttaacATATCAAGACAAGACACATTACTTTTTTCCAGCTTTACCCTCAAGATTAGTTAAACATTCCCCAAATCACTTTCCAAGACCGAAGACTATACATCAATTTAGATGGGTATTATGGTAAAATACTCATACTCAACGTTGTTtcttaaggggtcgtttggtagagtgtatttgAAAGCTAACGCATGCATTAGTTTCATGTGTActactaataccttgtttggaATACTTTTtcaccctatgtataactaatgcttgcattagttataaacactattgtgtattgaggtgtgtattactaatgcctcaaaatctatgctattagcaatgcaatggatccaatgcatgcattaacatgattaaagacactattatccctcaaaaaatttTCCACATCCTTTCCGACATAGAtatggagggtatttttgtaaaaaaaaaaaaaaaaatttagaaattatttaattcatgttatttttaatacatcaaaccaaattttgtataagaaaaatacaagcacaACTAATGCAAAGATagctaatacaagcattactattacaggcattactaatacaacatattttgtattatttataattatacactctaccaaacgacccttaaGGGGGATGCAAGGTCCAAAAGGGACAAGTAAAAGTAAACGGAAGGAGTATTTCACAGCAAACTCATTACGAATGTCACAGCCTTAACATCCTAAACTCCCAAGTTGAGTTTGCTAACAATGATTGGTCATATGGAAGTGCCAACATAGACCCGACCCTATTAAAGAAGCCCAATCCCTAGAAATACCATTTTTAAGCTATCCAGCACATGAGACAAACCCACCATTATTACCTACTTAACAACTGGAATGCACGATGAATCGCTAAGAAAATAACTTTTCAACACAGCGAGATATATGTGCTAGGTCAAAATAGTTAGGCCCCATCAAGAAAGACACAGCACAACATTGTTAGATCTAACATTTCATACAAAAACCTGTACCATAAAATATCAGGGACTCACATATTGCAGTTATTTTGCAACTCAGAAACAGATGCAGTAGATCCATTTTGGGTGGTGGCCTGGTACTTCTGAGCTGCAGCACCGAGTTGATTCACCTacacataaaaatcatgaaaaacaaaTGAGAAAGATGCAAAAGCCTCTGCTACTACAAGCCACTGCATTCAGGCAAGACAAACAATTTGCTAGAAGATGTGACAAAACCAAAAAAGAAGTTAAAGCTCAATGAAGGACAGGAAACAAGAATATGAGAAACTTTATCAAACACATTCTGAAGAGAAATCTAATTAATCTGTCTTGCAGTCAATTGGAAGGTGTAACAGAATGATAGTGAATTAAATGCTTCAACAGTAACCCATCATCTAAAAACTTACAAACTTTATACAAAGATATTCAACAAACCTACCAATATGTGGATCATGCATGTGCAAATATAATTAAAGATGGAAAATAAAAAGCAAGTCAAAGctcttatatgtatttaaaattaataaaagtcATAATGAAAAGGAAGAATAGATAAGGAAAAAAAACATACTCGGCAGGCAGTGTTTGAGATACATAACTTTACAAGAGCAAAATCTTATACGATATAGCATCTCAATAGATCacattttcatcaatttcatctGAAAGGGTCATTAACAAATAAGGacctcatttttttatttttttatttttaataaggatCTCATTTGAATATGACATATGTACTTGACTGGTAAAATGTTTCTGCACCCATATAAATGGTAAAGGAAAGAATTACTTTTTCAAAACCCGATTAGCAAACAGAAGCATAAAAGTCAGGTTAGAGCTGAATCATGACTTCACATAGATGAAGGTAAATAAGCAGTGCAAAGCAAcattggttaacctgaggtatcAACAATCTTCTAGGGATTAACTCTTCGTGACGTCGAGCACAAAATTCCCAAGAGACTATCTGCCAAGTTGACAAAAAGGAAATCAGATAAAAGAAATAAGAGACATTTGTCTGCACCATGCAATGTCTTAGTAACTGATTGTTAATAGGCACTGTTAATGAAACAAAATGCTATCATCTCTTCAATTAACCTTCAGATCAGGTTGTGAAAACACTATTCGAAGCTGACCATCACGGACAACACGAAGTTGCTCAAAAACACTCTCCTGAATTGCTTTTGCATAGTCTAGGACAATCTGTCCAGATGAATTCTGATACTCGCGAGGCATATCAACATAGAGTAGCTCTTCCAAAGTCCCACTTTCATATTTTATCTTGAAAAGCCTGGGCAAGACTTCAGCAGTCGCTTCTGAATGAACAAGTTTAGAAACATCAGATGCCAATAAGGATTAGACTGTGAAAGGATAATCATATGGGTGCATAAATTACAAGTTAATAATGGCTTTGTAAAGTCATGAAGAAGCATGAatctattttcatttatttattttgaaaattggtAATTTATGAAGAAGCATGAATCTTGAAGACAACAAAAGATTTAAAACCAAACGGAACATACCAAACCCACGGCCTGGCTTGCGGTTGCATATTTCACAATGCCATACATCCTgcaaattatgaatataatagtGGTTACTTCTAATTTCTATACAATGAAAATGAAAAAGTTGGTCTGCAGCGAAACTGCACAACAATTGAGTGAAAAGTCCAAATTAGTTTCTATAGAAGCGGTACATGACTTGCTATAGCCACAATTTTTCACTGAATAAGAAGATTTCTTTTGTTGATTACAGAAAATTCATTACACAACCAACCTGAGGAAAAACACCAGTGGTCTGCCGACCACTTCCATACATAGAGACACACCACTTTTTCTTGGCATTTGGAGCAAAATACTCTACCACAAATTTTCTCCAGAACTCTATGTTATTGTCCTATAAAGAAAGAAGTGCCAATGTTAAATCATAAGGTGTATCCAAATAAAAGATTGAGATCACAAAGCTTGTGTGGCAGGGTACAGAGTGTTATTGGCCACATAGAAATTATAGTGCACAGAGCTTTCTTACTTCAGGTCTGTGCTGCTGCTGATACAAATAATGAGTCAGCCGACGAGCACACATCCCAGGCTCATAAGATGGTTTTACGGGAGACCTTATAGCATGATTCTGGGTTTGAAATTGCGGTTGAAGTGGGTTTCTCTGCTGAGGAAGACCCTTGAggagttgttgttgttgctgctgttgcTGGAGCTGCAAAAGCCTCTGCTGGTGGAAAAGCTGAGCAGCAGCAGCAGCTTGAGGGGACTGCTTGGACAAGTGAAGTAACTGCTGTTGTTGCTGCTGTTGCTGTTGCTGTAGAAACAGAGAGGGTGAGGAATGTTGTGGCTCCACCTTCACATTAGTAAGGCCTCTCATACTTTGAAGCTGTTGCGGCTCCTGCTTTACAGTTGCCATATTTCGCAGTGATTGCAACTGCTGCGGCGTTTGATCATTGGTCACCTGGGGCTCCTGTTTGACCGGTCCCACGCCTCCCAATCCACCTCGTATGGATTGAAATTGCTGCTGCTGTTGCTGAGTTTGGGAATTGCTAGGTCCAGAAAATTGCTGAAATTGTTGATTATGTTGGTAATTCTGGGAATCAATCTGTTGGGACGGTGATTGGTCAGTTAACATCTGGTTGCCAGAAGGGCTAGGAAACCGTTGTCCCTGAACTTGACCTGAATTTGGATTTGCTGTCATGGCGGATGAGACAAATGATGTTGAAGGAGTATTAAATCCCATACCATTCCCAGCAACGGACAGTGGATCAGACTCGGCCCCATTATCAACTCGTTGAGAGATTCCAGGTCCAGGAAGCCCTGGATTAATACCACCATTTCCTAAAGACTGATGTAGCAGAGACGAAACGTTCGGAGCATTTCCTAGAATATTCATGTTGCCAAACTGGTTCCTAGGTGACACAATAGAAGGAAAACCACCACCCTGTGAAGGTATTCCACCCCCTTGACCAACCATCAAACCAGAATTTGATCGCAATAATGAAGATGTAGCAGGTTGAGCACCTCCAAGGGGATTAGGAGGTCCCGGAGGAACCATATTTTTATGCACTGACAACAATCTACACACACTTAACCACCTATAGAACTCTAAAACATATGAACCCTAACAACCCAGCTCTAGAAACTTAATATtaactctaaaaaaaaattacacagaACAATAAGCAGAACCTACAACACGAATTAGCTCAATCACCGATTTATTTTCCCAATAATTACACATTCCAAAGTCACAATTTTGAGTCAAACCAAAGGGTGAACCCTCACTGCTGCGCATACCTAATTGTCTATCACAGCTAAAAGCTTTAACTCTTAACATCCTAAAGCTTTCCTTTTTCTACTCAAGTAACTATCTTTATCCACTCCTGCAAAAACAGAACAAAAATtgtcaaattttatcaaaattttccttttcttcaaaaaaaaaaaaacataaataaactcaaatctCAACCAACGCAGTAAAACTGCAAAAACAAACTTCATTCGTAAtcattaatcaaaataaaaataaagcagCTAAAAGTGTACAAACCCACAAAACTTCGAATTTCATCAGAAAAAGTAACTATACTAATTAAAAACagcattagaaaaataaaaaaaaccgcTATTCAATATTCACATCTTCACTTGATCAAGCCCTAAATAAGCCAACAAAGTGCAAAAGACAAGATCTACAGCTCAAATTATCAACAACACCTCGAGTACCAagctaaaaattatatataaaaaagagtTACTTAAACACACACTCACAATcagttatatataatatatatttatgtatctatatgtatgtatatatagatacaGATAGAGATAAGCATGTATACATAGGGTATGCAGCGAAAGCTTCACTTCTTTGGGTTGGAGCTTGGCTCTTTCTAGTGAAAAAAGTTTCAGcagagagagaagagcgagagAAAGAAGAGTTTTCCCTTTGAGTTTCTGCGCTGTCCTTTTTAGAGAGAGAaacatagagagagaaagagagagttcTTGCGGACGTCAAATTTGTATTCCGTCCGATTgaataaatttttcttcttttctttttaacttttttctctttctttttttcttcttctcaatcAAACCAAGTCAAATCCTCTCTAGTAGGGTGGGGGAATGTTCAGTTGTACATGCATGTGCATTATATGGAAATAGTTTATGACCATGGATGTCAACATTGAAGGGGATGATggaactattttttattttgacatcTCTAGTggatcatatttatttaaaacacCTTAAATAGATTAAACTGTTTTACTTTAACACTTTTTATCTATTGGCAAAATGTGTGTAGAACACGTCGTAAAGGCATGTCCAAGCCTTATTATTGCTGATTTGACATAAAAATGCAGCCCCTGATGGTAATTTTTCTCTTTGCTCTCTTTATATCACCTTTGTCATTTCACCGTTCAAAAATAATCCtaatttcttaaatttcttcattcttcttcAACTTCCCTATTTAAATTAAACTTCATACTGGTATTCGAATCCGCGCGTTGCGCGAAAAACATACATTTTATTTACTTGatcatactataattttttttaattactttgtcACTTATGATCAAATCATTTTATGCGCAATAAGGGAAAAAATTCATCCAAATTATTAAATAAGAAGATATGAATACTCCAAGTAGcatgtattttttctttctttgaaaatttgatattaaaTTATAGAATTATTCTAATGGATATTTTAGACTTGCTCGTTTCAATTCTTGCTCTTAAACTTCCACATCTTCCTCTTCCACAATGAGCTTATTCTCTATTTAATTATAAGACTGTGCTATCAAATTAAGACTGTGTTATCAAACCTATGGAAGAATgttgttcaatttttttatgtTCACCATCATTCGCTACAACATCAATCAACACTATTGTCATTCATTTTTTAGGGTTTGCTTAACCATACAATATGAAATATTGATTTTcaatcatgatatgaaattatTTGAGAGGAAGTTGCAGTTTTGTTTAGACATGCAATTTGGACTCTTTAAATGTATGTATTTCTTATAGACATTAAAACTC
Proteins encoded in this window:
- the LOC107867736 gene encoding transcriptional corepressor SEUSS produces the protein MVPPGPPNPLGGAQPATSSLLRSNSGLMVGQGGGIPSQGGGFPSIVSPRNQFGNMNILGNAPNVSSLLHQSLGNGGINPGLPGPGISQRVDNGAESDPLSVAGNGMGFNTPSTSFVSSAMTANPNSGQVQGQRFPSPSGNQMLTDQSPSQQIDSQNYQHNQQFQQFSGPSNSQTQQQQQQFQSIRGGLGGVGPVKQEPQVTNDQTPQQLQSLRNMATVKQEPQQLQSMRGLTNVKVEPQHSSPSLFLQQQQQQQQQQLLHLSKQSPQAAAAAQLFHQQRLLQLQQQQQQQQLLKGLPQQRNPLQPQFQTQNHAIRSPVKPSYEPGMCARRLTHYLYQQQHRPEDNNIEFWRKFVVEYFAPNAKKKWCVSMYGSGRQTTGVFPQDVWHCEICNRKPGRGFEATAEVLPRLFKIKYESGTLEELLYVDMPREYQNSSGQIVLDYAKAIQESVFEQLRVVRDGQLRIVFSQPDLKIVSWEFCARRHEELIPRRLLIPQVNQLGAAAQKYQATTQNGSTASVSELQNNCNMFVASARQLAKALEVPLVNDLGYTKRYVRCLQISEVVNSMKDLIDYSRETRTGPMESLTKFPRRNGSSAGVQGATQPSEDQSQQQQGQSQPQQQQTPPQSQQQQQQQQQQTASNSNHESSVQAGAMQLASSNGIPSVNNSLNQSSVTSSSSTVARLLHQNSMNSRQQTPMNGVSSPYAGNGVNSPYAGNAVQMPSPSSSNTMPQSQPNSSTFQSPTPCSSSNPPQTSHGGLSSGSHVNSASSPNISMHQPTLSSDIDANDSQSSVQKIIHEMMMSSQLGGGGLVGGGTMGNDMKSVNGLIATANNSILNGSSCFVGNGTANANIGMGPGYGNMGNGLSQVAMVNGIRSALGNNSMSMNGRVGMPMSREQGMTQQQQDLGNQLLSGLGAVNGFNNLQFDWKTSP